A window of Argopecten irradians isolate NY chromosome 1, Ai_NY, whole genome shotgun sequence contains these coding sequences:
- the LOC138307447 gene encoding visual pigment-like receptor peropsin isoform X1: MATNTSSEDVINPLSDTEYLGIGIYLIFLGISSVCCNGFVIFVLLKGEVKHNVMHNILLLNMAITDFLISVVAYPLSASSSIQGRWIFSEETCTFYGFWVFTLAMANMNTLAVIAICRYIVAVKQEYNYLLVKKNAKYFLLVIWIYSILWTGPPLLGWSSYTFEAYGTSCTINWAGRSILDKTYNVTITFTCYISHVIICCYSYFHVIKRYTWASNSDFGVALRSTDVNRQEPEETFNLETVVSYHKVTTSRKVTMMCITMLSSYILAWTPYTLLSLWVMFIGDVQPWLHVFPTLMAKSSTLSNAIVYGILSSKFRESIKRMFNRKRPQVVPTHATIHRSPAEPMATSSRVHPTATQARERIKKEQITYKTYSVHLIRNDVYIGKNKVTLPNEEQIL, translated from the exons ATGGCCACTAATACCAGCAGTGAGGATGTCATAAACCCGTTGTCTGATACGGAATACTTAGGTATTGGTATATACCTCATATTCCTGG GTATATCGTCTGTATGCTGTAACGGATTTGTAATATTCGTCCTCCTAAAAGGCGAGGTAAAACACAATGTGATGCACAACATCCTACTCCTCAATATGGCTATAACGGATTTCCTTATATCGGTCGTAGCCTACCCATTGTCAGCGTCTTCTAGCATCCAAGGGAG GTGGATCTTCTCTGAAGAAACTTGTACCTTTTACGGATTTTGGGTTTTCACCCTCGCTATGGCCAACATGAACACGCTCGCAGTCATCGCCATTTGTCGCTATATCGTTGCCGTTAAGCAAGAATACA aTTACCTTCTTGTGAAGAAAAATGCCAAATACTTCCTGTTAGTGATCTGGATATATTCCATACTGTGGACAGGGCCTCCTTTGCTGGGCTGGAGCTCCTATACGTTCGAGGCGTACGGGACGTCCTGTACGATAAACTGGGCGGGCCGTTCTATTCTGGACAAGACGTACAACGTCACCATAACCTTCACGTGCTACATTAGCCATGTCATCATTTGTTGTTACTCGTATTTTCACGTTATAAAGCGGTACACGTGGGCCAGTAATTCAGACTTTGGGGTGGCTCTCAGATCGACCGACGTCAATCGACAGGAACCGGAAGAGACGTTTAATCTGGAGACAGTGGTGTCCTATCACAAAGTTACTACTTCTCGCAAAGTCACTATG ATGTGTATTACCATGTTGTCCTCCTATATACTGGCCTGGACACCCTACACCCTCCTCAGTCTATGGGTGATGTTTATAGGTGATGTCCAGCCATGGCTTCACGTGTTCCCCACACTCATGGCAAAGTCATCAACACTCTCCAACGCCATCGTGTATGGAATTCTGAGCAGCAAGTTTAGAGAGTCCATAAAGCGTATGTTCAATCGAAAGCGGCCTCAAGTAGTCCCAACACACGCTACCATCCACAGAAGTCCAGCGGAGCCCATGGCGACCTCTAGTCGAGTCCACCCCACGGCGACCCAGGCACGAGA ACGTATCAAGAAAGAACAAATTACTTATAAAACATACAGCGTGCATCTGATCCGGAACGACGTATATATCGGGAAAAATAAAGTCACCCTCCCAAACGAGGAACAAATACTTTGA
- the LOC138307447 gene encoding visual pigment-like receptor peropsin isoform X2 encodes MATNTSSEDVINPLSDTEYLGIGIYLIFLGISSVCCNGFVIFVLLKGEVKHNVMHNILLLNMAITDFLISVVAYPLSASSSIQGRWIFSEETCTFYGFWVFTLAMANMNTLAVIAICRYIVAVKQEYNYLLVKKNAKYFLLVIWIYSILWTGPPLLGWSSYTFEAYGTSCTINWAGRSILDKTYNVTITFTCYISHVIICCYSYFHVIKRYTWASNSDFGVALRSTDVNRQEPEETFNLETVVSYHKVTTSRKVTMMCITMLSSYILAWTPYTLLSLWVMFIGDVQPWLHVFPTLMAKSSTLSNAIVYGILSSKFRESIKRMFNRKRPQVVPTHATIHRSPAEPMATSSRVHPTATQARE; translated from the exons ATGGCCACTAATACCAGCAGTGAGGATGTCATAAACCCGTTGTCTGATACGGAATACTTAGGTATTGGTATATACCTCATATTCCTGG GTATATCGTCTGTATGCTGTAACGGATTTGTAATATTCGTCCTCCTAAAAGGCGAGGTAAAACACAATGTGATGCACAACATCCTACTCCTCAATATGGCTATAACGGATTTCCTTATATCGGTCGTAGCCTACCCATTGTCAGCGTCTTCTAGCATCCAAGGGAG GTGGATCTTCTCTGAAGAAACTTGTACCTTTTACGGATTTTGGGTTTTCACCCTCGCTATGGCCAACATGAACACGCTCGCAGTCATCGCCATTTGTCGCTATATCGTTGCCGTTAAGCAAGAATACA aTTACCTTCTTGTGAAGAAAAATGCCAAATACTTCCTGTTAGTGATCTGGATATATTCCATACTGTGGACAGGGCCTCCTTTGCTGGGCTGGAGCTCCTATACGTTCGAGGCGTACGGGACGTCCTGTACGATAAACTGGGCGGGCCGTTCTATTCTGGACAAGACGTACAACGTCACCATAACCTTCACGTGCTACATTAGCCATGTCATCATTTGTTGTTACTCGTATTTTCACGTTATAAAGCGGTACACGTGGGCCAGTAATTCAGACTTTGGGGTGGCTCTCAGATCGACCGACGTCAATCGACAGGAACCGGAAGAGACGTTTAATCTGGAGACAGTGGTGTCCTATCACAAAGTTACTACTTCTCGCAAAGTCACTATG ATGTGTATTACCATGTTGTCCTCCTATATACTGGCCTGGACACCCTACACCCTCCTCAGTCTATGGGTGATGTTTATAGGTGATGTCCAGCCATGGCTTCACGTGTTCCCCACACTCATGGCAAAGTCATCAACACTCTCCAACGCCATCGTGTATGGAATTCTGAGCAGCAAGTTTAGAGAGTCCATAAAGCGTATGTTCAATCGAAAGCGGCCTCAAGTAGTCCCAACACACGCTACCATCCACAGAAGTCCAGCGGAGCCCATGGCGACCTCTAGTCGAGTCCACCCCACGGCGACCCAGGCACGAGAGTAG